A single region of the Lathamus discolor isolate bLatDis1 chromosome 13, bLatDis1.hap1, whole genome shotgun sequence genome encodes:
- the ERN1 gene encoding serine/threonine-protein kinase/endoribonuclease IRE1 isoform X1 — MEPRRCRRLLLLSLGALLALLAPKPGNTSSVTLPETLLFVSTLDGSLHAVSKRTGAIKWTLKEDPVLQVPIHVEEPAFLPDPNDGSLYTLGGKNNEGLTKLPFTIPELVQASPCRSSDGILYMGKKQDIWYVIDLMTGEKQQTLTSSFAESLCPSTSLLYLGRTEYTITMYDTKKKELRWNATYFDYAATLPDEDIKYKMSHFVSNGDGLVVTVDSESGDVLWIQNYASPVVAFYIWQREGLRKVMHTNIGIETLRYLTFMSGEVGHITKWKYPFPKETETKSKLTPTLYVGKYSTSLYASPSMVHEGVTVVPRGSAIPLLEGPKTEGVTIEDNGECVITPSTDVKFSGRLKGKNKLHYWNDWLLIGHHETPLSAPTKILEKFPSNLPKRPENVIPADSEKATIEKVIDIVEGSSTEVPPDVPKDIEEKPARPVPRPEAPMDSMLKDMATIILSTFLLVGWVAFIITYPMSVHQQQQRQHQLEEKIQLLQQQSLPFHGPSEVPPEADFLDTSNGRTESSAASTPNVSPRASNHSAYSNISTSDVGSCLSTEQEDGDADANRVMVGKISFNPKDVLGHGAEGTIVYRGTFDNRDVAVKRILPECFSFADREVQLLRESDEHPNVIRYFCTEKDRQFQYIAIELCAATLQEYVEQKAFSHHGLQPITLLQQTTSGLAYLHSLSIVHRDLKPHNILISMPNAHGKVKAMISDFGLCKKLAVGRHSFSRRSGVPGTEGWIAPEMLSEDCKENPTYTVDIFSAGCVFYYVVSEGSHPFGKSLQRQANILLGAYSLESLNAGRHEDIVARDLIEQMISMDPQKRPSASCVLKHPFFWSLEKQLQFFQDVSDRIEKETLDGPIVKQLERGGREVVKLDWREHITVPLQTDLRKFRSYKGGSVRDLLRAMRNKKHHYRELPPEVQETLGSIPDDFVCYFTARFPQLLLHTYHAMHICCHERLFQHYYDEDSAELSLAGDTV; from the exons aacaccAGCTCAGTAACTCTGCCAGAAACACTGTTGTTTGTTTCAACACTTGATGGAAGTTTGCATGCTGTCAGCAAGCGGACAGGAGCGATCAAGTGGACTTTAAAAGAAG ATCCTGTACTCCAGGTGCCAATACATGTGGAAGA GCCAGCATTTCTTCCTGATCCAAATGATGGCAGTTTGTACACGCTTGGTGGCAAGAATAATGAAGGCTTGACT aaaCTTCCATTTACTATCCCAGAGCTGGTGCAGGCGTCTCCCTGTCGCAGTTCAGATGGGATCCTGTACATGG GTAAAAAGCAGGATATTTGGTATGTGATTGACCTCATGACTGGGGAGAAACAGCAAACCTTGACTTCCTCATTTGCAGAAAGTCTTTGCCCGTCAACATCCCTCCTGTATCTTGGCAGAACAG AGTACACGATCACAATGTATGACACCAAGAAGAAGGAGCTGCGATGGAATGCCACCTATTTTGATTATGCAGCTACTCTGCCTGATGAAGacataaaataca AAATGTCCCACTTTGTGTCTAATGGAGATGGACTGGTGGTGACCGTAGACAGCGAGTCTGGGGACGTGCTGTGGATTCAGAATTACGCTTCTCCTGTGGTAGCTTTTTACATCTGGCAACGTGAAGGATTGCGGAAAGTTATGCACACCAACATAGGGATTGAAACACTGCGGTACCTGACGTTCATGTCTGGAGAGGTTGGACACATTACCAAGTGGAAATATCCTTTCCCAAAAGAAACGGAGACCAAGAGCAAACTGAC accAACTCTATACGTAGGGAAATACTCCACAAGCTTGTATGCATCGCCGTCAATGGTGCATGAAGGAGTAACTGTTGTG CCCCGTGGCAGTGCCATACCCTTACTGGAGGGTCCAAAAACAGAAGGAGTCACAATTGAAGACAATGGGGAGTGTGTTATCACCCCCAGTACGGATGTGAAGTTTTCAGGCAGgctgaaaggaaagaacaaactCCACTATTGGAATGACTGGCTGTTAATAG ggCACCATGAAACACCATTATCTGCCCCTACGAAGATCCTGGAGAAATTCCCAAGTAACTTACCTAAGAGGCCTGAAAATGTGATTCCAGCTGACTCTGAAAAAGCCACTATTGAAAAG GTGATTGATATCGTTGAAGGTTCGTCCACAGAAGTGCCTCCTGATGTTCCAAAGGATATTGAGGAGAAACCTGCTCGGCCTGTCCCTCGGCCAGAGGCTCCCATGGACTCCATGTTAAAAGACATGGCCACCATCATCCTCAGCACCTTCTTGCTTGTGGGCTGGGTGGCTTTTATCATCACTTATCCAATG AGTGTCcatcagcagcaacagaggcagcaTCAGCTGGAAGAGAAGATACAGCTCTTGCAGCAACAGTCGCTGCCCTTCCATGGTCCCAGTGAGGTGCCCCCAGAAGCAGATTTCTTGGACACCTCCAATGGACGCACAGAGAGCTCAGCTGCCAGCACACCGAATGTGTCCCCCAGAGCATCAAACCATTCTGCCTATTCCAACATCTCCACATCCGATGTTGGGAGCTGCCTCTCCACTGAGCAAGAAGATGGAG ATGCAGATGCAAACAGGGTGATGGTTGGCAAGATTTCGTTTAACCCCAAAGATGTACTGGGACATGGAGCTGAAGGGACAATTGTTTACCG GGGGACGTTTGATAACCGTGATGTTGCAGTGAAAAGAATTCTTCCCGAGTGCTTCAGCTTTGCAGACCGTGAAGTGCAGCTGCTGCGAGAGTCAGATGAGCATCCCAATGTGATCCGCTACTTCTGCACAGAGAAGGACCGGCAGTTCCAGTACATCGCCATTGAGCTGTGCGCTGCCACCTTACAGGAG TACGTTGAGCAGAAGGCCTTCAGTCACCATGGCTTGCAACCCATCACTCTCCTGCAGCAGACAACATCTGGTCTTGCGTACCTGCACTCCCTCAGCATCG TCCACAGGGACCTGAAGCCCCATAACATCCTCATCTCGATGCCTAACGCCCACGGGAAAGTCAAAGCCATGATCTCAGACTTTGGCCTGTGCAAGAAGCTGGCAgtgggcaggcacagcttcagcCGCCGGTCAGGTGTGCCGGGCACCGAAGGGTGGATTGCCCCAGAGATGCTGAGTGAAGACTGCAAAGAGAACCCT ACATATACCGTGGACATCTTTTCAGCTGGCTGTGTCTTTTATTATGTGGTATCTGAAGGCAGCCATCCCTTTGGCAAATCTCTGCAGCGGCAAGCCAACATCCTGCTGGGTGCATACAGCCTGGAGTCTTTAAATGCAGGGAGACATG AAGACATAGTCGCTCGTGATTTAATAGAGCAAATGATAAGCATGGACCCTCAGAAACGTCCTTCTGCCAGCTGTGTGCTGAAACACCCCTTCTTTTGGAGTCTAGAAAAGCAGCTCCAgttttttcag GATGTTAGTGACCGGATAGAGAAAGAAACTTTAGATGGTCCTATAGTCAAGCAGCTAGAAAGAGGCGGAAGAGAGGTGGTGAAACTGGACTGGAGAGAGCACATCACTGTTCCTCTTCAGACAG ATCTTCGAAAATTCAGATCCTACAAAGGAGGCTCCGTGCGGGATCTTCTGAGGGCAATGAGGAATAAG AAGCACCATTACAGAGAACTGCCTCCTGAAGTGCAAGAGACCCTGGGCTCCATTCCAGATGACTTTGTATGTTACTTTACAGCTCgtttccctcagctgctcctacACACCTACCATGCTATGCACATCTGCTGCCATGAAAGACTCTTTCAGCATTACTATGATGAGgactctgcagagctgagcctTGCAGGAGACACTGTTTGA
- the ERN1 gene encoding serine/threonine-protein kinase/endoribonuclease IRE1 isoform X2: protein MLRRCQEEENTSSVTLPETLLFVSTLDGSLHAVSKRTGAIKWTLKEDPVLQVPIHVEEPAFLPDPNDGSLYTLGGKNNEGLTKLPFTIPELVQASPCRSSDGILYMGKKQDIWYVIDLMTGEKQQTLTSSFAESLCPSTSLLYLGRTEYTITMYDTKKKELRWNATYFDYAATLPDEDIKYKMSHFVSNGDGLVVTVDSESGDVLWIQNYASPVVAFYIWQREGLRKVMHTNIGIETLRYLTFMSGEVGHITKWKYPFPKETETKSKLTPTLYVGKYSTSLYASPSMVHEGVTVVPRGSAIPLLEGPKTEGVTIEDNGECVITPSTDVKFSGRLKGKNKLHYWNDWLLIGHHETPLSAPTKILEKFPSNLPKRPENVIPADSEKATIEKVIDIVEGSSTEVPPDVPKDIEEKPARPVPRPEAPMDSMLKDMATIILSTFLLVGWVAFIITYPMSVHQQQQRQHQLEEKIQLLQQQSLPFHGPSEVPPEADFLDTSNGRTESSAASTPNVSPRASNHSAYSNISTSDVGSCLSTEQEDGDADANRVMVGKISFNPKDVLGHGAEGTIVYRGTFDNRDVAVKRILPECFSFADREVQLLRESDEHPNVIRYFCTEKDRQFQYIAIELCAATLQEYVEQKAFSHHGLQPITLLQQTTSGLAYLHSLSIVHRDLKPHNILISMPNAHGKVKAMISDFGLCKKLAVGRHSFSRRSGVPGTEGWIAPEMLSEDCKENPTYTVDIFSAGCVFYYVVSEGSHPFGKSLQRQANILLGAYSLESLNAGRHEDIVARDLIEQMISMDPQKRPSASCVLKHPFFWSLEKQLQFFQDVSDRIEKETLDGPIVKQLERGGREVVKLDWREHITVPLQTDLRKFRSYKGGSVRDLLRAMRNKKHHYRELPPEVQETLGSIPDDFVCYFTARFPQLLLHTYHAMHICCHERLFQHYYDEDSAELSLAGDTV, encoded by the exons aacaccAGCTCAGTAACTCTGCCAGAAACACTGTTGTTTGTTTCAACACTTGATGGAAGTTTGCATGCTGTCAGCAAGCGGACAGGAGCGATCAAGTGGACTTTAAAAGAAG ATCCTGTACTCCAGGTGCCAATACATGTGGAAGA GCCAGCATTTCTTCCTGATCCAAATGATGGCAGTTTGTACACGCTTGGTGGCAAGAATAATGAAGGCTTGACT aaaCTTCCATTTACTATCCCAGAGCTGGTGCAGGCGTCTCCCTGTCGCAGTTCAGATGGGATCCTGTACATGG GTAAAAAGCAGGATATTTGGTATGTGATTGACCTCATGACTGGGGAGAAACAGCAAACCTTGACTTCCTCATTTGCAGAAAGTCTTTGCCCGTCAACATCCCTCCTGTATCTTGGCAGAACAG AGTACACGATCACAATGTATGACACCAAGAAGAAGGAGCTGCGATGGAATGCCACCTATTTTGATTATGCAGCTACTCTGCCTGATGAAGacataaaataca AAATGTCCCACTTTGTGTCTAATGGAGATGGACTGGTGGTGACCGTAGACAGCGAGTCTGGGGACGTGCTGTGGATTCAGAATTACGCTTCTCCTGTGGTAGCTTTTTACATCTGGCAACGTGAAGGATTGCGGAAAGTTATGCACACCAACATAGGGATTGAAACACTGCGGTACCTGACGTTCATGTCTGGAGAGGTTGGACACATTACCAAGTGGAAATATCCTTTCCCAAAAGAAACGGAGACCAAGAGCAAACTGAC accAACTCTATACGTAGGGAAATACTCCACAAGCTTGTATGCATCGCCGTCAATGGTGCATGAAGGAGTAACTGTTGTG CCCCGTGGCAGTGCCATACCCTTACTGGAGGGTCCAAAAACAGAAGGAGTCACAATTGAAGACAATGGGGAGTGTGTTATCACCCCCAGTACGGATGTGAAGTTTTCAGGCAGgctgaaaggaaagaacaaactCCACTATTGGAATGACTGGCTGTTAATAG ggCACCATGAAACACCATTATCTGCCCCTACGAAGATCCTGGAGAAATTCCCAAGTAACTTACCTAAGAGGCCTGAAAATGTGATTCCAGCTGACTCTGAAAAAGCCACTATTGAAAAG GTGATTGATATCGTTGAAGGTTCGTCCACAGAAGTGCCTCCTGATGTTCCAAAGGATATTGAGGAGAAACCTGCTCGGCCTGTCCCTCGGCCAGAGGCTCCCATGGACTCCATGTTAAAAGACATGGCCACCATCATCCTCAGCACCTTCTTGCTTGTGGGCTGGGTGGCTTTTATCATCACTTATCCAATG AGTGTCcatcagcagcaacagaggcagcaTCAGCTGGAAGAGAAGATACAGCTCTTGCAGCAACAGTCGCTGCCCTTCCATGGTCCCAGTGAGGTGCCCCCAGAAGCAGATTTCTTGGACACCTCCAATGGACGCACAGAGAGCTCAGCTGCCAGCACACCGAATGTGTCCCCCAGAGCATCAAACCATTCTGCCTATTCCAACATCTCCACATCCGATGTTGGGAGCTGCCTCTCCACTGAGCAAGAAGATGGAG ATGCAGATGCAAACAGGGTGATGGTTGGCAAGATTTCGTTTAACCCCAAAGATGTACTGGGACATGGAGCTGAAGGGACAATTGTTTACCG GGGGACGTTTGATAACCGTGATGTTGCAGTGAAAAGAATTCTTCCCGAGTGCTTCAGCTTTGCAGACCGTGAAGTGCAGCTGCTGCGAGAGTCAGATGAGCATCCCAATGTGATCCGCTACTTCTGCACAGAGAAGGACCGGCAGTTCCAGTACATCGCCATTGAGCTGTGCGCTGCCACCTTACAGGAG TACGTTGAGCAGAAGGCCTTCAGTCACCATGGCTTGCAACCCATCACTCTCCTGCAGCAGACAACATCTGGTCTTGCGTACCTGCACTCCCTCAGCATCG TCCACAGGGACCTGAAGCCCCATAACATCCTCATCTCGATGCCTAACGCCCACGGGAAAGTCAAAGCCATGATCTCAGACTTTGGCCTGTGCAAGAAGCTGGCAgtgggcaggcacagcttcagcCGCCGGTCAGGTGTGCCGGGCACCGAAGGGTGGATTGCCCCAGAGATGCTGAGTGAAGACTGCAAAGAGAACCCT ACATATACCGTGGACATCTTTTCAGCTGGCTGTGTCTTTTATTATGTGGTATCTGAAGGCAGCCATCCCTTTGGCAAATCTCTGCAGCGGCAAGCCAACATCCTGCTGGGTGCATACAGCCTGGAGTCTTTAAATGCAGGGAGACATG AAGACATAGTCGCTCGTGATTTAATAGAGCAAATGATAAGCATGGACCCTCAGAAACGTCCTTCTGCCAGCTGTGTGCTGAAACACCCCTTCTTTTGGAGTCTAGAAAAGCAGCTCCAgttttttcag GATGTTAGTGACCGGATAGAGAAAGAAACTTTAGATGGTCCTATAGTCAAGCAGCTAGAAAGAGGCGGAAGAGAGGTGGTGAAACTGGACTGGAGAGAGCACATCACTGTTCCTCTTCAGACAG ATCTTCGAAAATTCAGATCCTACAAAGGAGGCTCCGTGCGGGATCTTCTGAGGGCAATGAGGAATAAG AAGCACCATTACAGAGAACTGCCTCCTGAAGTGCAAGAGACCCTGGGCTCCATTCCAGATGACTTTGTATGTTACTTTACAGCTCgtttccctcagctgctcctacACACCTACCATGCTATGCACATCTGCTGCCATGAAAGACTCTTTCAGCATTACTATGATGAGgactctgcagagctgagcctTGCAGGAGACACTGTTTGA
- the ERN1 gene encoding serine/threonine-protein kinase/endoribonuclease IRE1 isoform X3 produces the protein MLCNTSSVTLPETLLFVSTLDGSLHAVSKRTGAIKWTLKEDPVLQVPIHVEEPAFLPDPNDGSLYTLGGKNNEGLTKLPFTIPELVQASPCRSSDGILYMGKKQDIWYVIDLMTGEKQQTLTSSFAESLCPSTSLLYLGRTEYTITMYDTKKKELRWNATYFDYAATLPDEDIKYKMSHFVSNGDGLVVTVDSESGDVLWIQNYASPVVAFYIWQREGLRKVMHTNIGIETLRYLTFMSGEVGHITKWKYPFPKETETKSKLTPTLYVGKYSTSLYASPSMVHEGVTVVPRGSAIPLLEGPKTEGVTIEDNGECVITPSTDVKFSGRLKGKNKLHYWNDWLLIGHHETPLSAPTKILEKFPSNLPKRPENVIPADSEKATIEKVIDIVEGSSTEVPPDVPKDIEEKPARPVPRPEAPMDSMLKDMATIILSTFLLVGWVAFIITYPMSVHQQQQRQHQLEEKIQLLQQQSLPFHGPSEVPPEADFLDTSNGRTESSAASTPNVSPRASNHSAYSNISTSDVGSCLSTEQEDGDADANRVMVGKISFNPKDVLGHGAEGTIVYRGTFDNRDVAVKRILPECFSFADREVQLLRESDEHPNVIRYFCTEKDRQFQYIAIELCAATLQEYVEQKAFSHHGLQPITLLQQTTSGLAYLHSLSIVHRDLKPHNILISMPNAHGKVKAMISDFGLCKKLAVGRHSFSRRSGVPGTEGWIAPEMLSEDCKENPTYTVDIFSAGCVFYYVVSEGSHPFGKSLQRQANILLGAYSLESLNAGRHEDIVARDLIEQMISMDPQKRPSASCVLKHPFFWSLEKQLQFFQDVSDRIEKETLDGPIVKQLERGGREVVKLDWREHITVPLQTDLRKFRSYKGGSVRDLLRAMRNKKHHYRELPPEVQETLGSIPDDFVCYFTARFPQLLLHTYHAMHICCHERLFQHYYDEDSAELSLAGDTV, from the exons ATGTTGTGT aacaccAGCTCAGTAACTCTGCCAGAAACACTGTTGTTTGTTTCAACACTTGATGGAAGTTTGCATGCTGTCAGCAAGCGGACAGGAGCGATCAAGTGGACTTTAAAAGAAG ATCCTGTACTCCAGGTGCCAATACATGTGGAAGA GCCAGCATTTCTTCCTGATCCAAATGATGGCAGTTTGTACACGCTTGGTGGCAAGAATAATGAAGGCTTGACT aaaCTTCCATTTACTATCCCAGAGCTGGTGCAGGCGTCTCCCTGTCGCAGTTCAGATGGGATCCTGTACATGG GTAAAAAGCAGGATATTTGGTATGTGATTGACCTCATGACTGGGGAGAAACAGCAAACCTTGACTTCCTCATTTGCAGAAAGTCTTTGCCCGTCAACATCCCTCCTGTATCTTGGCAGAACAG AGTACACGATCACAATGTATGACACCAAGAAGAAGGAGCTGCGATGGAATGCCACCTATTTTGATTATGCAGCTACTCTGCCTGATGAAGacataaaataca AAATGTCCCACTTTGTGTCTAATGGAGATGGACTGGTGGTGACCGTAGACAGCGAGTCTGGGGACGTGCTGTGGATTCAGAATTACGCTTCTCCTGTGGTAGCTTTTTACATCTGGCAACGTGAAGGATTGCGGAAAGTTATGCACACCAACATAGGGATTGAAACACTGCGGTACCTGACGTTCATGTCTGGAGAGGTTGGACACATTACCAAGTGGAAATATCCTTTCCCAAAAGAAACGGAGACCAAGAGCAAACTGAC accAACTCTATACGTAGGGAAATACTCCACAAGCTTGTATGCATCGCCGTCAATGGTGCATGAAGGAGTAACTGTTGTG CCCCGTGGCAGTGCCATACCCTTACTGGAGGGTCCAAAAACAGAAGGAGTCACAATTGAAGACAATGGGGAGTGTGTTATCACCCCCAGTACGGATGTGAAGTTTTCAGGCAGgctgaaaggaaagaacaaactCCACTATTGGAATGACTGGCTGTTAATAG ggCACCATGAAACACCATTATCTGCCCCTACGAAGATCCTGGAGAAATTCCCAAGTAACTTACCTAAGAGGCCTGAAAATGTGATTCCAGCTGACTCTGAAAAAGCCACTATTGAAAAG GTGATTGATATCGTTGAAGGTTCGTCCACAGAAGTGCCTCCTGATGTTCCAAAGGATATTGAGGAGAAACCTGCTCGGCCTGTCCCTCGGCCAGAGGCTCCCATGGACTCCATGTTAAAAGACATGGCCACCATCATCCTCAGCACCTTCTTGCTTGTGGGCTGGGTGGCTTTTATCATCACTTATCCAATG AGTGTCcatcagcagcaacagaggcagcaTCAGCTGGAAGAGAAGATACAGCTCTTGCAGCAACAGTCGCTGCCCTTCCATGGTCCCAGTGAGGTGCCCCCAGAAGCAGATTTCTTGGACACCTCCAATGGACGCACAGAGAGCTCAGCTGCCAGCACACCGAATGTGTCCCCCAGAGCATCAAACCATTCTGCCTATTCCAACATCTCCACATCCGATGTTGGGAGCTGCCTCTCCACTGAGCAAGAAGATGGAG ATGCAGATGCAAACAGGGTGATGGTTGGCAAGATTTCGTTTAACCCCAAAGATGTACTGGGACATGGAGCTGAAGGGACAATTGTTTACCG GGGGACGTTTGATAACCGTGATGTTGCAGTGAAAAGAATTCTTCCCGAGTGCTTCAGCTTTGCAGACCGTGAAGTGCAGCTGCTGCGAGAGTCAGATGAGCATCCCAATGTGATCCGCTACTTCTGCACAGAGAAGGACCGGCAGTTCCAGTACATCGCCATTGAGCTGTGCGCTGCCACCTTACAGGAG TACGTTGAGCAGAAGGCCTTCAGTCACCATGGCTTGCAACCCATCACTCTCCTGCAGCAGACAACATCTGGTCTTGCGTACCTGCACTCCCTCAGCATCG TCCACAGGGACCTGAAGCCCCATAACATCCTCATCTCGATGCCTAACGCCCACGGGAAAGTCAAAGCCATGATCTCAGACTTTGGCCTGTGCAAGAAGCTGGCAgtgggcaggcacagcttcagcCGCCGGTCAGGTGTGCCGGGCACCGAAGGGTGGATTGCCCCAGAGATGCTGAGTGAAGACTGCAAAGAGAACCCT ACATATACCGTGGACATCTTTTCAGCTGGCTGTGTCTTTTATTATGTGGTATCTGAAGGCAGCCATCCCTTTGGCAAATCTCTGCAGCGGCAAGCCAACATCCTGCTGGGTGCATACAGCCTGGAGTCTTTAAATGCAGGGAGACATG AAGACATAGTCGCTCGTGATTTAATAGAGCAAATGATAAGCATGGACCCTCAGAAACGTCCTTCTGCCAGCTGTGTGCTGAAACACCCCTTCTTTTGGAGTCTAGAAAAGCAGCTCCAgttttttcag GATGTTAGTGACCGGATAGAGAAAGAAACTTTAGATGGTCCTATAGTCAAGCAGCTAGAAAGAGGCGGAAGAGAGGTGGTGAAACTGGACTGGAGAGAGCACATCACTGTTCCTCTTCAGACAG ATCTTCGAAAATTCAGATCCTACAAAGGAGGCTCCGTGCGGGATCTTCTGAGGGCAATGAGGAATAAG AAGCACCATTACAGAGAACTGCCTCCTGAAGTGCAAGAGACCCTGGGCTCCATTCCAGATGACTTTGTATGTTACTTTACAGCTCgtttccctcagctgctcctacACACCTACCATGCTATGCACATCTGCTGCCATGAAAGACTCTTTCAGCATTACTATGATGAGgactctgcagagctgagcctTGCAGGAGACACTGTTTGA
- the ERN1 gene encoding serine/threonine-protein kinase/endoribonuclease IRE1 isoform X4 produces the protein MYDTKKKELRWNATYFDYAATLPDEDIKYKMSHFVSNGDGLVVTVDSESGDVLWIQNYASPVVAFYIWQREGLRKVMHTNIGIETLRYLTFMSGEVGHITKWKYPFPKETETKSKLTPTLYVGKYSTSLYASPSMVHEGVTVVPRGSAIPLLEGPKTEGVTIEDNGECVITPSTDVKFSGRLKGKNKLHYWNDWLLIGHHETPLSAPTKILEKFPSNLPKRPENVIPADSEKATIEKVIDIVEGSSTEVPPDVPKDIEEKPARPVPRPEAPMDSMLKDMATIILSTFLLVGWVAFIITYPMSVHQQQQRQHQLEEKIQLLQQQSLPFHGPSEVPPEADFLDTSNGRTESSAASTPNVSPRASNHSAYSNISTSDVGSCLSTEQEDGDADANRVMVGKISFNPKDVLGHGAEGTIVYRGTFDNRDVAVKRILPECFSFADREVQLLRESDEHPNVIRYFCTEKDRQFQYIAIELCAATLQEYVEQKAFSHHGLQPITLLQQTTSGLAYLHSLSIVHRDLKPHNILISMPNAHGKVKAMISDFGLCKKLAVGRHSFSRRSGVPGTEGWIAPEMLSEDCKENPTYTVDIFSAGCVFYYVVSEGSHPFGKSLQRQANILLGAYSLESLNAGRHEDIVARDLIEQMISMDPQKRPSASCVLKHPFFWSLEKQLQFFQDVSDRIEKETLDGPIVKQLERGGREVVKLDWREHITVPLQTDLRKFRSYKGGSVRDLLRAMRNKKHHYRELPPEVQETLGSIPDDFVCYFTARFPQLLLHTYHAMHICCHERLFQHYYDEDSAELSLAGDTV, from the exons ATGTATGACACCAAGAAGAAGGAGCTGCGATGGAATGCCACCTATTTTGATTATGCAGCTACTCTGCCTGATGAAGacataaaataca AAATGTCCCACTTTGTGTCTAATGGAGATGGACTGGTGGTGACCGTAGACAGCGAGTCTGGGGACGTGCTGTGGATTCAGAATTACGCTTCTCCTGTGGTAGCTTTTTACATCTGGCAACGTGAAGGATTGCGGAAAGTTATGCACACCAACATAGGGATTGAAACACTGCGGTACCTGACGTTCATGTCTGGAGAGGTTGGACACATTACCAAGTGGAAATATCCTTTCCCAAAAGAAACGGAGACCAAGAGCAAACTGAC accAACTCTATACGTAGGGAAATACTCCACAAGCTTGTATGCATCGCCGTCAATGGTGCATGAAGGAGTAACTGTTGTG CCCCGTGGCAGTGCCATACCCTTACTGGAGGGTCCAAAAACAGAAGGAGTCACAATTGAAGACAATGGGGAGTGTGTTATCACCCCCAGTACGGATGTGAAGTTTTCAGGCAGgctgaaaggaaagaacaaactCCACTATTGGAATGACTGGCTGTTAATAG ggCACCATGAAACACCATTATCTGCCCCTACGAAGATCCTGGAGAAATTCCCAAGTAACTTACCTAAGAGGCCTGAAAATGTGATTCCAGCTGACTCTGAAAAAGCCACTATTGAAAAG GTGATTGATATCGTTGAAGGTTCGTCCACAGAAGTGCCTCCTGATGTTCCAAAGGATATTGAGGAGAAACCTGCTCGGCCTGTCCCTCGGCCAGAGGCTCCCATGGACTCCATGTTAAAAGACATGGCCACCATCATCCTCAGCACCTTCTTGCTTGTGGGCTGGGTGGCTTTTATCATCACTTATCCAATG AGTGTCcatcagcagcaacagaggcagcaTCAGCTGGAAGAGAAGATACAGCTCTTGCAGCAACAGTCGCTGCCCTTCCATGGTCCCAGTGAGGTGCCCCCAGAAGCAGATTTCTTGGACACCTCCAATGGACGCACAGAGAGCTCAGCTGCCAGCACACCGAATGTGTCCCCCAGAGCATCAAACCATTCTGCCTATTCCAACATCTCCACATCCGATGTTGGGAGCTGCCTCTCCACTGAGCAAGAAGATGGAG ATGCAGATGCAAACAGGGTGATGGTTGGCAAGATTTCGTTTAACCCCAAAGATGTACTGGGACATGGAGCTGAAGGGACAATTGTTTACCG GGGGACGTTTGATAACCGTGATGTTGCAGTGAAAAGAATTCTTCCCGAGTGCTTCAGCTTTGCAGACCGTGAAGTGCAGCTGCTGCGAGAGTCAGATGAGCATCCCAATGTGATCCGCTACTTCTGCACAGAGAAGGACCGGCAGTTCCAGTACATCGCCATTGAGCTGTGCGCTGCCACCTTACAGGAG TACGTTGAGCAGAAGGCCTTCAGTCACCATGGCTTGCAACCCATCACTCTCCTGCAGCAGACAACATCTGGTCTTGCGTACCTGCACTCCCTCAGCATCG TCCACAGGGACCTGAAGCCCCATAACATCCTCATCTCGATGCCTAACGCCCACGGGAAAGTCAAAGCCATGATCTCAGACTTTGGCCTGTGCAAGAAGCTGGCAgtgggcaggcacagcttcagcCGCCGGTCAGGTGTGCCGGGCACCGAAGGGTGGATTGCCCCAGAGATGCTGAGTGAAGACTGCAAAGAGAACCCT ACATATACCGTGGACATCTTTTCAGCTGGCTGTGTCTTTTATTATGTGGTATCTGAAGGCAGCCATCCCTTTGGCAAATCTCTGCAGCGGCAAGCCAACATCCTGCTGGGTGCATACAGCCTGGAGTCTTTAAATGCAGGGAGACATG AAGACATAGTCGCTCGTGATTTAATAGAGCAAATGATAAGCATGGACCCTCAGAAACGTCCTTCTGCCAGCTGTGTGCTGAAACACCCCTTCTTTTGGAGTCTAGAAAAGCAGCTCCAgttttttcag GATGTTAGTGACCGGATAGAGAAAGAAACTTTAGATGGTCCTATAGTCAAGCAGCTAGAAAGAGGCGGAAGAGAGGTGGTGAAACTGGACTGGAGAGAGCACATCACTGTTCCTCTTCAGACAG ATCTTCGAAAATTCAGATCCTACAAAGGAGGCTCCGTGCGGGATCTTCTGAGGGCAATGAGGAATAAG AAGCACCATTACAGAGAACTGCCTCCTGAAGTGCAAGAGACCCTGGGCTCCATTCCAGATGACTTTGTATGTTACTTTACAGCTCgtttccctcagctgctcctacACACCTACCATGCTATGCACATCTGCTGCCATGAAAGACTCTTTCAGCATTACTATGATGAGgactctgcagagctgagcctTGCAGGAGACACTGTTTGA